In the Chroococcidiopsis sp. SAG 2025 genome, one interval contains:
- a CDS encoding carbon dioxide-concentrating mechanism protein, translating into MQTQNQGFATSGQEHQVQNFQEMALGLVSTRSFPAIVGTADMMLKTAEVTLVGYEKIGGGHCTAIVRGRTADVRLAVREGAATAESFGELVSSLVIPRPLPNLEAVLPIGLRLQQLTARGYSRLSHQAVGLLETRGFPAMVGAADAMLKAADVQLASYERIGAGLCTVIIRGSVSNVAVAVEAGMYEAERIGELNAVMVIPRPLDDLEQTLPLASCWIEQQQPLQLPLAIKEKEKEKELVQLPDLANLPVPLKEEEIIPRDL; encoded by the coding sequence ATGCAGACACAGAATCAAGGGTTCGCCACTTCTGGGCAAGAACATCAGGTACAAAACTTTCAGGAAATGGCTTTAGGCTTGGTATCTACCCGCAGCTTTCCCGCGATTGTCGGGACGGCAGACATGATGCTCAAGACTGCTGAAGTCACCCTAGTAGGATACGAGAAAATTGGCGGCGGTCACTGTACGGCGATCGTCCGCGGTCGTACTGCTGATGTTCGCCTCGCCGTTAGAGAAGGTGCGGCAACGGCTGAAAGCTTTGGTGAATTGGTTTCCTCATTAGTCATACCCCGTCCCTTGCCGAATCTAGAAGCTGTATTACCAATTGGTCTGCGCCTGCAACAATTGACAGCAAGAGGATACAGCCGCCTCAGCCATCAAGCTGTCGGACTTCTAGAAACACGGGGATTTCCTGCAATGGTAGGTGCAGCCGATGCTATGCTCAAAGCTGCCGACGTGCAACTTGCCTCTTACGAACGCATTGGGGCTGGGTTGTGTACCGTCATCATTCGCGGTAGTGTCTCTAATGTTGCTGTCGCTGTAGAAGCAGGCATGTACGAGGCAGAACGGATTGGTGAACTCAACGCCGTGATGGTGATTCCTAGACCCTTGGACGATTTAGAACAGACCTTACCATTGGCAAGTTGCTGGATCGAGCAACAGCAACCTCTACAACTACCACTCGCCATCAAAGAGAAGGAAAAGGAAAAAGAACTCGTACAATTACCAGATTTAGCTAATTTGCCCGTGCCACTTAAAGAAGAAGAAATCATCCCTCGCGATCTGTAA
- a CDS encoding LysR family transcriptional regulator, with protein sequence MKQATLHQLKVFEAAARNGSFTRAAEELFLTQPTVSMQVKQLTKAVGLPLFEQVGKRLYLTEAGRELFATCREIFEKLAQFEMTVADLKGLKQGRLRLAVITTAKYFVPRLLGPFCQLYPGIDIALQVTNHSGIVDRLKENLDDLYIMSQLPEHLDIGFQPFLENPLVVLAPAHHPLAGEKNISLQQLSEEPFILREPGSGTRTAVQKLFDEQGIKLKVKLELGSNEAIKQAIAGGLGLSVLSRHTIIPESANPELTVLDVEYFPIERNWYMVYPAGKQMSVVARTYYEYLLNAAKQIVEQTNGSV encoded by the coding sequence GTGAAGCAAGCAACGCTTCACCAATTAAAGGTGTTTGAAGCTGCGGCGCGCAATGGTAGCTTTACCCGTGCCGCAGAAGAGTTGTTTTTAACCCAACCGACTGTTTCCATGCAGGTGAAGCAGCTAACCAAGGCAGTCGGTCTACCTCTATTCGAGCAAGTGGGTAAGCGCCTCTACCTCACGGAGGCAGGACGAGAATTATTTGCTACCTGTCGGGAAATTTTTGAGAAACTCGCTCAATTTGAGATGACGGTAGCAGATTTGAAAGGTTTGAAGCAGGGGAGGTTGCGACTTGCGGTCATTACCACTGCCAAATACTTCGTACCGCGCCTGTTGGGACCATTTTGCCAGCTTTACCCAGGGATTGATATCGCCTTACAGGTAACGAATCATTCCGGGATTGTCGATCGCCTCAAAGAGAATCTGGACGACTTGTATATCATGAGTCAGCTACCAGAACATCTCGATATCGGTTTCCAGCCGTTTTTAGAAAACCCCTTAGTCGTGCTTGCGCCAGCTCATCATCCGCTAGCAGGAGAAAAAAATATTTCCCTGCAACAGCTCAGTGAAGAACCGTTTATTCTGCGCGAACCAGGTTCGGGGACGCGCACGGCAGTACAGAAGCTGTTTGACGAGCAGGGGATTAAACTGAAAGTCAAGCTCGAATTAGGTAGTAATGAGGCAATCAAGCAGGCGATCGCAGGGGGTTTGGGTCTTTCCGTCCTTTCGCGCCATACCATTATCCCAGAATCCGCTAATCCAGAGTTAACCGTGCTAGATGTGGAATATTTCCCCATCGAGCGCAACTGGTACATGGTCTATCCTGCTGGCAAGCAAATGTCCGTCGTCGCTCGCACTTATTATGAGTATTTGTTAAATGCAGCAAAGCAAATTGTAGAACAAACAAATGGGTCTGTGTAA
- a CDS encoding NADAR family protein, whose amino-acid sequence MAIYFYKVCEPYGCFSNFSPHAIDIQGTYWSTVEHYYQAQKFVGSANEAIIPIIHAAATPEQAAALGRDRTLQVRCDWETVKTQIMHVAVRQKFLTYPDIQSILIATGDELLVENSPTDYYWGCGCDRTGQNYLGKILMSVRQEIRELALVSDQ is encoded by the coding sequence ATGGCAATCTACTTTTACAAGGTATGCGAACCCTACGGGTGTTTCTCTAACTTTTCACCCCATGCGATCGACATCCAGGGTACTTACTGGTCAACAGTAGAGCATTATTATCAAGCACAAAAGTTTGTCGGTAGTGCTAATGAAGCCATTATTCCTATCATTCATGCAGCAGCAACCCCAGAACAAGCTGCCGCACTAGGACGCGATCGCACCCTTCAAGTTCGCTGCGACTGGGAAACAGTCAAAACCCAGATCATGCACGTCGCCGTGCGCCAGAAGTTTCTGACCTATCCCGATATTCAATCGATTTTGATTGCAACTGGAGACGAATTACTGGTAGAAAACTCGCCGACTGATTACTATTGGGGCTGCGGTTGCGATCGCACTGGTCAGAACTACCTCGGTAAGATCTTGATGAGCGTGCGCCAAGAAATTCGGGAACTAGCTTTAGTCAGTGACCAGTGA
- a CDS encoding photosystem II protein, Psb35-related — MTILVALLVIGWVAASVIGTQAYFLGEQRKPIHDRNWRSKSFERIAKSITGADIDYSDRTPAYRMDAYTSNNLPS; from the coding sequence ATGACTATTTTAGTTGCACTATTAGTAATTGGTTGGGTAGCTGCTTCTGTCATCGGAACCCAAGCGTACTTTTTGGGAGAACAAAGAAAACCAATCCACGATCGCAACTGGCGCAGCAAGTCCTTTGAAAGGATAGCCAAATCTATCACTGGTGCTGATATAGACTATAGCGATCGCACTCCTGCATACCGGATGGATGCATATACCAGCAACAATTTACCTAGTTAA
- a CDS encoding glycoside hydrolase family 57 protein has protein sequence MAIGYVALVLHAHLPFVRHPESDYVLEEEWLYEAIAETYVPLLLVFEGLKRDGIDFKITMSMTPPLVSMLRDPLLQERFDTHLAKLEELAELEAERNAHNGHIRYLAEHYASEFNQIRQYWQRFNGDLVTAFKQFQDSNNLEIITCGATHGYLPLMKMYPQAVWAQIQVACEHYEQTFGRPPKGIWLPECAYYEGLEWMLADAGLRYFLTDGHGILYARPRPRFGSYAPIFTETGVAAFGRDHESSQQVWSSEVGYPGASEYREFYKDLGWEAEYEYIKPYIMPNGQRKNTGIKYHKITGRGLGLSDKALYDPYWAREKAAEHAGNFMYNREQQARHLHGIMHRPPIIVSPYDAELFGHWWYEGPWFIDYLFRKSWYDQQTYQMTHLADYLQENPTQQVCRPSQSSWGYKGFHEYWLNETNAWIYPHLHKAAERMIEIAYREPVDELEWKALNQAARELLLAQSSDWAFIMRTGTMVPYAVRRTRSHLMRFNKLYEDIKIGKIDSGWLEKVEQMDNIFPEINYRVYRPL, from the coding sequence ATGGCTATTGGCTATGTCGCTCTTGTCCTCCACGCTCACCTACCCTTCGTGCGCCACCCAGAAAGTGACTACGTTCTGGAGGAAGAATGGCTTTATGAAGCGATCGCGGAAACCTACGTCCCTTTACTGCTGGTATTTGAAGGATTAAAACGAGACGGAATCGACTTTAAGATTACGATGAGTATGACACCCCCTTTGGTGTCAATGCTGCGCGATCCTCTACTCCAAGAACGGTTTGACACTCATTTAGCTAAGCTGGAAGAGTTAGCGGAGCTAGAAGCAGAACGTAACGCTCACAACGGTCACATTCGCTACCTTGCCGAACATTACGCCAGTGAGTTCAATCAAATTCGCCAATACTGGCAGCGCTTCAACGGCGATTTAGTCACGGCATTTAAGCAGTTTCAAGACAGTAACAACCTAGAAATCATCACTTGTGGCGCTACTCACGGCTACTTACCGTTGATGAAGATGTATCCCCAGGCAGTCTGGGCGCAGATTCAAGTCGCTTGCGAACACTACGAGCAAACTTTCGGACGACCTCCTAAAGGTATTTGGTTGCCTGAATGTGCATACTATGAGGGTTTAGAGTGGATGTTAGCCGATGCTGGCTTGCGCTATTTCCTCACCGATGGGCATGGAATTCTTTACGCCCGCCCTCGTCCCCGTTTTGGTTCCTACGCACCCATATTTACCGAGACTGGAGTGGCTGCTTTCGGTCGCGACCACGAATCATCCCAGCAAGTTTGGTCTTCAGAAGTCGGTTATCCTGGCGCATCTGAATATCGCGAGTTTTACAAAGATTTAGGTTGGGAAGCTGAGTACGAGTACATCAAGCCCTATATCATGCCCAACGGACAGCGAAAAAATACAGGGATTAAATATCATAAAATCACTGGTCGCGGTCTGGGATTGAGCGATAAAGCACTTTATGACCCCTACTGGGCGCGGGAAAAAGCAGCAGAACACGCTGGCAACTTTATGTACAACCGCGAACAGCAGGCTCGACATTTACACGGCATTATGCATCGTCCGCCGATTATTGTCTCGCCCTACGATGCGGAGTTATTCGGGCATTGGTGGTATGAAGGTCCTTGGTTTATCGATTACCTATTCCGCAAGTCTTGGTACGACCAGCAGACTTATCAAATGACGCACTTAGCGGATTATTTACAGGAAAACCCGACTCAGCAAGTGTGTCGTCCTTCGCAATCGAGTTGGGGTTACAAGGGATTTCATGAATACTGGTTGAACGAGACAAATGCTTGGATTTATCCCCATCTCCACAAAGCCGCCGAACGAATGATCGAAATTGCCTACCGCGAACCCGTTGATGAGTTGGAATGGAAGGCATTAAACCAAGCGGCGCGGGAATTGTTGTTGGCGCAGTCTTCCGACTGGGCGTTTATCATGCGGACGGGAACGATGGTTCCTTATGCGGTAAGAAGGACGCGATCGCACTTGATGCGGTTTAATAAGCTCTACGAGGATATCAAAATCGGCAAAATCGATAGCGGCTGGTTGGAGAAGGTAGAACAAATGGATAATATCTTCCCCGAAATCAACTACCGCGTTTATCGTCCTTTGTAG
- a CDS encoding phytanoyl-CoA dioxygenase family protein: MISLINSQKLWLKLQRRFLQYSAISLKQPQWLLMFAFSRIQIIRFLVLHLTKKPIKIGFLKENSVFTDLDPDRAVKALKSDGLHLGITIPPHLLQEIVDFARTATYYGNGDLQFPFSLANRRVQEMKSGKNFRIGYNFKPASQCMAIRKLAEDLKLWEIAAKYFGSQPMLACTQLWWTFVNDAPAEGRAQGFYQFHYDLEDYACVKFMFYLTDVDLLGGPHVCVKGSHRNKKLSHQFSLLRERDDSEIKEYYGNENIVTICDRAGVGFAEDPSCFHKGILPQRSDRLILEFKFTLNNYGIIL; the protein is encoded by the coding sequence ATGATTTCACTAATTAATTCTCAAAAACTATGGCTGAAGTTACAACGGAGGTTTTTACAATACTCGGCAATTTCGCTCAAGCAGCCACAGTGGTTGCTGATGTTTGCATTTAGCCGCATTCAGATTATTCGTTTTTTGGTGTTGCACTTAACTAAAAAACCTATAAAAATTGGTTTTCTTAAAGAAAATTCTGTTTTTACAGATCTCGATCCAGATCGGGCGGTTAAAGCTTTAAAAAGCGATGGTTTACACTTGGGGATTACGATCCCACCGCATCTGCTCCAAGAGATTGTAGATTTTGCCAGAACAGCGACTTACTACGGAAATGGAGACTTACAATTTCCGTTCTCGCTGGCGAATCGAAGAGTGCAAGAAATGAAATCTGGTAAAAATTTTAGGATCGGCTATAACTTTAAGCCTGCATCTCAATGTATGGCAATTAGAAAGTTAGCAGAAGACCTGAAACTATGGGAGATTGCAGCAAAATATTTTGGCAGTCAGCCAATGCTTGCTTGCACCCAGCTGTGGTGGACTTTTGTGAACGATGCACCTGCTGAGGGACGCGCTCAAGGGTTTTATCAGTTTCACTACGATCTCGAAGACTACGCTTGTGTGAAATTCATGTTCTATCTCACAGATGTCGATTTGTTAGGTGGTCCACACGTCTGTGTGAAAGGTAGCCATAGAAACAAAAAGCTAAGTCACCAGTTCTCTCTCCTGAGAGAAAGAGATGACAGCGAAATCAAAGAATATTATGGGAATGAGAATATAGTGACTATTTGCGATCGCGCCGGGGTTGGTTTCGCCGAAGACCCCTCCTGCTTTCACAAAGGAATTCTGCCCCAAAGAAGCGATCGCCTGATTTTAGAGTTTAAATTTACTCTAAATAACTACGGCATAATTTTGTAA
- the cynS gene encoding cyanase produces MLPEITQKLLAAKQEKGMSFVDLEKAVGRDEVWIAAVFYRQASASQAEAEKILSAIGLPTTLAPDLTECPLKGLGPIVPTDPLIYRFYEIMQVYGMPLKSVIHEKFGDGIMSAIDFTLDVEKEEDPKGDRVKVIMSGKFLPYKKW; encoded by the coding sequence ATGCTGCCTGAAATTACGCAAAAACTCTTAGCAGCAAAACAAGAAAAAGGGATGTCCTTTGTCGATTTAGAAAAAGCAGTCGGTAGGGATGAAGTTTGGATTGCCGCAGTCTTTTACCGTCAAGCTAGTGCTTCTCAGGCAGAGGCAGAAAAGATTTTATCGGCGATTGGACTACCGACGACATTAGCGCCAGACCTAACAGAATGCCCGCTCAAAGGTTTAGGACCAATCGTACCGACAGATCCGCTCATATATCGCTTCTATGAAATTATGCAAGTGTATGGAATGCCCCTCAAAAGCGTAATTCACGAAAAGTTTGGTGACGGAATTATGAGCGCAATTGACTTTACTTTAGATGTAGAGAAAGAAGAAGATCCCAAAGGCGATCGCGTCAAAGTGATCATGTCGGGAAAATTTTTACCATATAAAAAGTGGTAA
- a CDS encoding FAD-dependent hydroxylase: MAFEQLSQTVSPPQAIAPDNGFDYDLAIVGGGIVGLTLACALKNSGLRVALIEAKPYSVAAMKGQAYAVHMSSRLILSAIGVWDKILPGIETFHHVKLSDADRPNVVEFHPKDLGTEVIGYVAEHQALLTPLQEFLHECSNVEYLCPVEVVRTEFQSHGVELTLNVSGKSQQICTRLLVAADGARSRIRQNAGIKTWGWQYWQSCIVAFVKPEKPHNNTAYEKFWSSGPFAILPLPGNRCRIVWTAPHAEAKALLELNDAQFLAELTRRYGTQMGELQLEGDRFMFPVQLMQSERYVLPRLALIGDAAHCCHPVGGQGLNLGIRDAAALAEVLQTAARQGEDLGGLQVLKRYERWRKRENSVVLGFTDLLDRTFSNNYLPVAIARQFGLWILRRVPIVKRSALQLMTGLGGRLPQITAIGDR; this comes from the coding sequence ATGGCGTTCGAGCAACTTTCGCAGACAGTTTCACCCCCGCAAGCGATCGCACCCGATAACGGTTTTGACTACGACTTAGCGATCGTCGGTGGTGGAATTGTGGGCTTAACCCTTGCCTGTGCCTTAAAAAATTCGGGGTTGAGGGTGGCACTAATTGAAGCAAAGCCATACTCCGTAGCAGCGATGAAGGGGCAAGCATACGCCGTTCACATGTCCTCGCGACTAATTTTATCGGCAATCGGTGTCTGGGATAAAATTCTGCCTGGAATTGAAACGTTTCACCATGTCAAACTTTCCGATGCCGATCGCCCAAACGTGGTAGAGTTTCACCCAAAAGATTTGGGGACGGAGGTTATCGGTTACGTTGCCGAACACCAAGCTTTACTAACGCCTCTACAGGAATTTTTGCACGAATGCTCCAACGTTGAATATCTATGTCCGGTGGAGGTGGTGCGAACTGAGTTTCAATCGCATGGAGTCGAGCTGACACTCAACGTCTCAGGGAAGTCACAGCAGATCTGCACGCGCTTGTTAGTCGCAGCGGATGGGGCGCGATCGCGGATTCGCCAAAATGCGGGAATTAAAACCTGGGGCTGGCAGTACTGGCAATCTTGTATTGTCGCTTTTGTCAAGCCCGAAAAACCCCACAACAACACAGCTTATGAAAAATTCTGGTCGAGCGGACCCTTTGCCATTCTACCCCTGCCAGGAAATCGCTGTCGTATTGTTTGGACTGCTCCTCATGCCGAAGCAAAAGCTTTATTGGAATTGAATGACGCGCAGTTTCTCGCCGAACTCACCCGCAGGTATGGCACTCAGATGGGAGAACTGCAACTAGAAGGCGATCGCTTTATGTTTCCGGTGCAGTTGATGCAAAGCGAGCGCTATGTTTTGCCGCGTCTGGCGTTGATAGGTGATGCCGCTCACTGCTGTCATCCCGTAGGCGGACAAGGCTTGAATTTAGGAATTCGCGATGCTGCGGCTTTAGCTGAAGTACTACAAACTGCCGCTCGTCAAGGAGAAGATCTCGGCGGCTTGCAGGTACTCAAACGCTACGAACGCTGGCGCAAGCGAGAAAATTCAGTGGTTTTGGGTTTTACCGATTTATTAGATCGGACGTTCTCGAATAATTATTTACCCGTGGCGATCGCTCGTCAATTCGGCTTGTGGATTTTGCGGCGCGTACCTATTGTCAAGCGATCTGCCTTGCAATTAATGACTGGTTTAGGAGGGCGTTTGCCGCAAATAACAGCGATCGGCGATCGGTGA
- a CDS encoding phytanoyl-CoA dioxygenase — MLKEIGYKVWQLKTEFIYRLALKRYAKSLPALSLADRQIVDRLQQEGVYVTSLEKLGFASTSQLLDACSEVLSCTEPERDRSAAKSPLQIYTLSELTDFSLWGNERRLLDIVQNYIGLPIKFQGIQLRREFSHPQQFGAMLWHKDGDDRRSIKVIIYLSDVDREHGPFEYIPKSVTAAAWLRFRIDYQIFRTGFSGLKNEKMEQFVPRSAWKSCVGAAGTVILIDTHSVFHHGSLRTAERSALFFVYTARNPKRPDLCRRYSHHSHPRPNLSHNSQNLKQQ; from the coding sequence ATGCTCAAGGAGATTGGATATAAAGTCTGGCAATTAAAAACTGAATTCATTTACAGACTAGCGTTGAAAAGATATGCCAAGTCATTGCCCGCACTTTCTCTAGCCGATCGACAAATTGTCGATCGGTTGCAGCAAGAGGGAGTTTATGTGACTTCTTTAGAAAAGTTGGGATTTGCTTCCACTTCACAGCTGCTTGATGCTTGCAGCGAAGTTCTGTCTTGTACCGAACCCGAACGCGATCGGAGTGCGGCAAAATCTCCGCTTCAAATCTACACCCTATCAGAATTAACAGATTTCTCTTTATGGGGAAACGAACGGCGACTGCTTGACATCGTTCAAAACTATATCGGTCTACCAATTAAATTTCAAGGTATCCAGTTGCGACGAGAATTCAGTCACCCACAGCAGTTTGGCGCGATGCTGTGGCATAAGGATGGAGACGATCGCCGCAGTATCAAAGTCATCATATATTTGAGTGATGTTGACCGAGAGCATGGACCTTTTGAATACATTCCTAAATCCGTCACTGCCGCTGCTTGGCTAAGATTTCGGATTGATTATCAGATTTTCCGCACGGGTTTTTCCGGTCTGAAAAATGAAAAGATGGAGCAATTCGTCCCTAGATCTGCATGGAAGTCATGTGTTGGAGCTGCGGGTACAGTGATACTGATCGATACTCACAGCGTTTTTCATCATGGTAGCCTACGTACAGCAGAGCGCTCGGCTCTGTTTTTTGTTTATACGGCTCGAAACCCAAAACGTCCAGATCTTTGCCGTCGGTATAGCCATCACTCCCATCCCAGACCGAATTTATCGCACAACTCTCAAAACCTGAAACAGCAGTAA
- a CDS encoding YebC/PmpR family DNA-binding transcriptional regulator has translation MAGHSKWANIKRQKARVDAVKGKTFTQLSRAIIVAARNGVPDPAGNFQLRTAIEKAKAAGIPNENIERAIAKGAGTYEDSANLEEIRYEGYGPGGVAILIEALTDNRNRTAADLRAAFSKNGGNLGETGCVSWMFERKGVALISGEVNEEELLEASLEGGAQSYEIIEDEHGRSADVMTEIGNLEALTQTLKEKSFVVDEVELRWIPSNTIEITAPEQARALLKLIDALESLDDVQNATANFEMSDRLIAMSFA, from the coding sequence ATGGCAGGACACAGTAAATGGGCAAATATTAAACGTCAAAAAGCAAGGGTTGATGCCGTTAAGGGAAAAACATTTACGCAATTGTCGCGGGCAATTATTGTGGCGGCGAGAAATGGCGTACCCGATCCGGCGGGAAATTTTCAGTTGCGAACGGCGATTGAGAAAGCCAAAGCAGCAGGTATTCCAAACGAAAATATCGAGCGAGCGATCGCTAAAGGCGCGGGTACGTATGAAGACTCTGCCAATTTAGAAGAAATCCGCTATGAAGGTTACGGTCCTGGTGGTGTAGCAATTTTAATTGAGGCTTTGACTGACAACCGCAACCGTACTGCTGCCGACCTGAGAGCTGCCTTTAGTAAAAATGGGGGAAATCTAGGTGAAACAGGCTGCGTTAGTTGGATGTTCGAGCGCAAAGGAGTCGCGCTGATCTCTGGCGAGGTAAATGAAGAGGAACTGTTAGAAGCATCTCTAGAAGGTGGGGCGCAATCCTATGAAATTATCGAGGATGAGCATGGGCGCTCGGCTGATGTGATGACAGAGATCGGCAATTTGGAAGCTTTAACTCAGACGCTGAAAGAAAAAAGTTTTGTTGTAGACGAAGTAGAACTGCGTTGGATTCCCAGTAATACAATAGAAATTACCGCTCCAGAACAGGCGCGAGCGCTTTTGAAGTTAATCGATGCTTTAGAATCTTTGGATGACGTGCAGAATGCTACCGCTAACTTTGAAATGAGCGATCGGTTAATTGCCATGAGCTTTGCTTAG
- a CDS encoding lipopolysaccharide biosynthesis protein, which translates to MKTVGASVRWVLAGRGATAATLQTLLTKILILGANTCTGAITARILGPDGRGEQAAIALWPQFLAFTMTLGLPIALRYYLKRNPEQESEIFSATLVLGTILGIVAAIAGILFIPQWLTQYSPEVIRYAQWFMVLSPIIMLTTIYTAALEADYNFKTANQAQYLQPLTTLVILTGLAVSDNLTPFTAVIAYAFPSLPIFFWLSRCVWQRFRPRLSGLRKSYQRLMSYGLRAYGIDLIGTLSVQVDQALVINLLAPEAMGKYVISLSLSRMLNLFQHSIVTVLLPKTAARPIAEVVAVTGMAVRISTALTAMAAAILFIVGPMLLNLLYGADFMGAVPVFRVLVVMTVIDGSVWILAQAFMALGRPGTVTLLQTIGLGLSIPFLLLLVPRLGLQGAGWALLCSTIVRLVFVLACYPLVLKVRPPSLLAKRSDFYILKQKMLHRT; encoded by the coding sequence ATGAAAACTGTAGGTGCTAGTGTTCGTTGGGTACTAGCGGGACGTGGCGCGACTGCTGCTACCTTGCAAACACTGCTGACGAAAATACTGATTTTAGGTGCGAATACATGTACGGGTGCGATTACAGCACGTATTTTGGGACCTGATGGGCGAGGCGAACAAGCAGCGATCGCTCTATGGCCCCAATTTTTAGCTTTTACTATGACTTTGGGACTGCCAATTGCTTTACGCTATTATCTCAAACGCAACCCAGAGCAGGAATCAGAGATTTTTTCTGCTACCCTCGTCCTGGGTACGATATTAGGTATAGTTGCGGCGATCGCAGGTATACTTTTCATCCCGCAGTGGTTAACTCAGTATTCGCCAGAAGTCATCCGCTATGCTCAATGGTTTATGGTGCTGTCGCCCATAATCATGCTGACAACTATTTATACCGCAGCACTGGAAGCAGATTACAATTTCAAAACTGCCAATCAAGCACAATATCTGCAACCGTTAACAACATTAGTCATCTTGACAGGACTAGCAGTTTCAGACAACCTCACTCCTTTTACTGCTGTCATTGCTTATGCGTTTCCCAGTCTCCCGATATTTTTTTGGCTATCACGTTGCGTATGGCAGCGCTTTCGTCCCCGGTTAAGCGGGTTGAGAAAATCTTACCAACGTCTGATGAGTTATGGTTTGAGGGCATACGGTATCGATCTAATCGGTACGCTATCAGTACAAGTCGATCAAGCGCTAGTGATCAATTTGTTAGCACCCGAAGCTATGGGAAAATATGTGATTTCCCTGAGCTTATCCCGGATGCTGAATCTGTTTCAGCATTCGATTGTCACAGTACTGTTACCTAAAACAGCAGCTCGTCCCATAGCAGAAGTTGTCGCTGTAACTGGGATGGCAGTGCGTATCAGCACCGCTCTGACTGCTATGGCAGCTGCGATTTTATTTATAGTAGGACCGATGCTGCTCAACTTGCTTTACGGTGCTGATTTTATGGGAGCTGTCCCTGTATTTCGCGTTCTGGTAGTGATGACTGTGATTGACGGTAGCGTCTGGATACTGGCACAAGCATTTATGGCATTAGGAAGACCTGGAACGGTGACGCTACTGCAAACAATTGGCTTGGGGCTGAGCATTCCCTTCCTGTTATTACTCGTGCCTCGGCTGGGATTGCAAGGCGCGGGTTGGGCTTTACTCTGTTCAACCATAGTCCGACTCGTATTTGTCTTGGCTTGCTATCCGCTCGTGTTAAAGGTTCGACCTCCAAGCTTGCTAGCAAAGCGATCGGATTTTTACATACTCAAACAAAAAATGCTGCATCGGACGTGA